Proteins from a single region of Strix aluco isolate bStrAlu1 chromosome 18, bStrAlu1.hap1, whole genome shotgun sequence:
- the LOC141931741 gene encoding transmembrane protein 17B-like isoform X6, with protein sequence MAAHTPLPRHLRRSLAAFSGSLFINNKTRDSGAAHTYHPAHEVLASLPLQMMLYFNVYYFPVWCLAEGIMLQLKFLLVAAFLILSVAEGSRLYLGYVGNLQEKLPLLLFLLTDSRVILLPLELALHSLLLAFLVAEMAAAFLALKTMSKQLAAQFYLRQLKVGS encoded by the exons ATGGCTGCGCACACCCCTCTGCCCCGCCACCTCCGCCGGAGCTTGGCAGCGTTCAGCGGTTCCCTCTTCATCAACAACAAGACGCGGGACAGTGGCGCTGCCCACACCTACCACCCAG CCCACGAGGTGCTGGCCAGCCTGCCCCTCCAGATGATGCTCTACTTCAACGTCTACTACTTCCCGGTCTGGTGCCTGGCTGAGGGGAtaatgctgcagctgaag TTCCTGCTGGTCGCTGCCTTCCTCATCCTCTCGGTGGCTGAGGGCTCCCGTCTCTACCTGGGCTACGTGGGGAACCTGCAGGAGAAG CTCCCGCTCCTGCTCTTCCTGCTGACGGACAGCCGCGTCATCCTCCTGCCGCTGGAGCTGGCCCTGCACAGCCTCCTCCTGGCCTTCCTCGTCGCCGAGATGGCGGCCGCCTTCCTGGCCTTGAAGACCATGAGCAAGCAGCTGGCGGCACAGTTCTACCTGCGGCAGTTGAAGGTGGGCAGCTGA
- the P2RX6 gene encoding P2X purinoceptor 6, with protein MTGGAPGRLCGGLLDYKTVKFALTRNRRVGLLHRLLQLGVLGYLLGWVLLVRKGYQDTDPAPRAAVVTKLKGAAVAEVGGAGRRLWDAADYARPPQGENVLFLVTNFIATAKQAQGTCPESPSVLDATCTEDADCPVGNSVVHGNGIKTGKCVMFNNTHSTCEIYGWCPVENNTLPRKPLLAEAENFTLFIKNTVHFTKFNFSKCNTLQTNDPTYFKSCTYDPFFNPSCPVFRVRDMVEAAGETFGDLALLGGSIGVRIEWDCDLDHPAAQCQPQYSFSLQDRRYNFRTASYYWDSQRRLFRNLLKLYGIRFDISVHGQAGKFSIIPAAVSFGTGIAFFGAATVVCDLVLLYLDAKADFYWKEKFEEAKPPKGKTEAAA; from the exons ATGACGGGCGGGGCGCCGGGCCGGCTGTGCGGCGGGCTGCTCGACTACAAGACGGTGAAGTTCGCGCTGACGCGGAATCGGCGGGTCGGGCTGCTGCACCGCCTGCTCCAGCTCGGCGTGCTGGGCTACCTGCTCGG GTGGGTGCTGCTGGTGCGGAAGGGCTACCAGGACACCGACCCTGCCCCCCGCGCCGCCGTCGTCACCAAGCTGAAGGGGGCGGCGGTCGCCGAGGTGGGGGGCGCGGGCCGGCGGCTGTGGGACGCGGCGGACTACGCCCGGCCCCCTCAG GgagaaaatgtgctttttctggtGACCAATTTCATCGCTACAGCAAAGCAAGCTCAGGGCACCTGTCCTGAG AGCCCCTCTGTTCTCGATGCGACGTGCACGGAAGATGCAGACTGTCCCGTGGGAAACTCAGTGGTTCATGGCAACG GGATAAAAACTGGGAAGTGTGTGATGTTCAACAACACCCATTCCACCTGTGAGATCTATGGCTGGTGTCCTGTGGAGAACAACACCCTGCCCAG GAAACCTCTTCTGGCTGAGGCGGAGAATTTCactctttttataaaaaatactgtCCACTTCACCAAATTTAACTTCTCCAA GTGCAATACTTTGCAAACCAATGACCCCACCTATTTCAAGAGCTGCACATACGATCCATTCTTCAACCCTTCCTGTCCTGTCTTCCGTGTCCGTGACATGGTGGAGGCAGCTGGAGAGACCTTTGGAGACCTTGCACTGCTg GGGGGGAGCATTGGAGTTCGCATCGAGTGGGACTGTGACCTGGATCACCCTGCTGCCCAGTGCCAGCCACAGTACTCTTTCAGCCTGCAGGACAGGAGGTACAATTTTAG AACTGCCTCCTACTACTGGGACTCACAGCGGCGGCTCTTCCGGAACCTGCTGAAACTCTACGGCATCCGCTTTGACATCTCCGTGCACGGCCAG GCCGGGAAGTTCAGCATAATTCCTGCTGCCGTGAGCTTCGGCACCGGCATCGCGTTCTTTGGTGCC GCCACGGTGGTCTGTGACCTCGTTCTGCTCTACCTGGATGCGAAGGCTGACTTCTACTGGAAGGAGAAGTTCGAGGAG GCAAAACCCCCTAAAGGTAAGACCGAGGCTGCAGCTTAG
- the LOC141931741 gene encoding transmembrane protein 17B-like isoform X4, which translates to MAAHTPLPRHLRRSLAAFSGSLFINNKTRDSGAAHTYHPAHEVLASLPLQMMLYFNVYYFPVWCLAEGIMLQLKFLLVAAFLILSVAEGSRLYLGYVGNLQEKVPELAGFLLLSFLIQLPLLLFLLTDSRVILLPLELALHSLLLAFLVAEMAAAFLALKTMSKQLAAQFYLRQLKVGS; encoded by the exons ATGGCTGCGCACACCCCTCTGCCCCGCCACCTCCGCCGGAGCTTGGCAGCGTTCAGCGGTTCCCTCTTCATCAACAACAAGACGCGGGACAGTGGCGCTGCCCACACCTACCACCCAG CCCACGAGGTGCTGGCCAGCCTGCCCCTCCAGATGATGCTCTACTTCAACGTCTACTACTTCCCGGTCTGGTGCCTGGCTGAGGGGAtaatgctgcagctgaag TTCCTGCTGGTCGCTGCCTTCCTCATCCTCTCGGTGGCTGAGGGCTCCCGTCTCTACCTGGGCTACGTGGGGAACCTGCAGGAGAAG GTGCCCGAGCTGGCCGggttcctcctcctctccttcctgatCCAGCTCCCGCTCCTGCTCTTCCTGCTGACGGACAGCCGCGTCATCCTCCTGCCGCTGGAGCTGGCCCTGCACAGCCTCCTCCTGGCCTTCCTCGTCGCCGAGATGGCGGCCGCCTTCCTGGCCTTGAAGACCATGAGCAAGCAGCTGGCGGCACAGTTCTACCTGCGGCAGTTGAAGGTGGGCAGCTGA
- the LOC141931741 gene encoding uncharacterized protein LOC141931741 isoform X2, whose product MAAHTPLPRHLRRSLAAFSGSLFINNKTRDSGAAHTYHPAHEVLASLPLQMMLYFNVYYFPVWCLAEGIMLQLKFLLVAAFLILSVAEGSRLYLGYVGNLQEKVSTIPPPRPKPPCLARDGHSCGYAGRPLAQDPRARRCLFLLDSCRELSREGSAGAGRTWGQGTKGTHSLSCHIPPCAVGATLQHPTISRHGPGTRVPPPQGAPGAERAPQARPGSAPQLSGLCSCRCPSWPGSSSSPS is encoded by the exons ATGGCTGCGCACACCCCTCTGCCCCGCCACCTCCGCCGGAGCTTGGCAGCGTTCAGCGGTTCCCTCTTCATCAACAACAAGACGCGGGACAGTGGCGCTGCCCACACCTACCACCCAG CCCACGAGGTGCTGGCCAGCCTGCCCCTCCAGATGATGCTCTACTTCAACGTCTACTACTTCCCGGTCTGGTGCCTGGCTGAGGGGAtaatgctgcagctgaag TTCCTGCTGGTCGCTGCCTTCCTCATCCTCTCGGTGGCTGAGGGCTCCCGTCTCTACCTGGGCTACGTGGGGAACCTGCAGGAGAAGGTAAGCAccatccccccgccccggcccaaGCCCCCGTGCTTGGCCAGGGACGGCCATAGCTGTGGCTACGCTGGACGCCCCCTTGCTCAGGACCCAAGAGCCCGTCGCTGCCTGTTCCTGTTGGACTCCTGCCGGGAGCTGTCCCGGGAGGGAAGCGCGGGTGCAGGCAGGACCTGGGGGCAGGGGACGAAGGGGACCCACTCGCTCTCCTGCCACATCCCTCCCTGTGCTGTGGGTGCGACGCTGCAGCATCCGACCATATCCAGGCACGGCCCCGGTACCCGGGTGCCTCCACCGCAGGGGGCTCCTGGGGCGGAGAGAGCCCCCCAGGCCAGGCCTGGCTCTGCGCCCCAGCTCAGCGGGCTCTGCTCCTGCAGGTGCCCGAGCTGGCCGggttcctcctcctctccttcctga
- the LRRC74B gene encoding leucine-rich repeat-containing protein 74B isoform X4 — MAAAAAGGGGSSADRGSSGEEDAGGPAGESRYLAACRACGVTPASSLLRRTPGPALSLRHRGLGPRGAKALALSLMVNTSILTLDLSDNWLQGEGAAAIAEMLKENCYISAVDLSDNKLGVEGAKAFSAMLLENTTIVFLQLSGNEFDDHAAKYLADAITANSKVEILDLSYNMFGDKAGEILGTAIAENIGLKELKINWNHFHSQGAAALAKGLAANIFLKVLDVSYNGFGNSGAAALGEALKANTVLEELNVSSNRILVEGALHIAAGLKENKTLKRLNMTRNPMQSEGCRGVLKALQANSGTGVEILDLPLNGTSMTQELPLQHPAHL; from the exons atggcggcggcagcagcgggaggcggcgggagcaGCGCGGACAGGGGGAGCTCGG GCGAGGAGGACGCCGGCGGCCCGGCGGGAGAGAGCCGGTACCTGGCTGCGTGCCGGGCCTGCGGCGTGACCCCGGCCTCCAGCCTCCTGCGGCGCACGCCGGGCCCCGCGCTCAGCCTGCGGCACCGTGGCCTGGGCCCGCGG ggTGCCAAGGCTTTAGCTCTTTCCTTGATGGTCAATACCTCTATCCTCACGTTAGACCTGAGTGACAACTGGCTGCAGGGAGAAGGGGCAGCTGCGATTGcagagatgctgaaagaaaactgCTACATTTCAG ctgtTGATTTATCTGACAACAAATTAGGTGTTGAAGGAGCTAAGGCCTTTTCTGCTATGCTTCTAGAAAATACTACAATTGTGTTCCTCCAGCTCTCAGGAAATGAATTTGATGATCATGCAGCGAAGTATTTAGCGGATGCCATCACAGCAAACAGCAAAGTGGAAATTCTGGATCTGAGTTACAACATGTTTGGTGACAAAGCAG GTGAAATTCTTGGAACAGCAATAGCAGAAAACATTGGATTAAAGGAACTTAAAATCAACTGGAACCATTTCCATAGCCAAGGGGCAGCTGCCTTGGCCAAAGGCTTGGCG GCAAACATATTCCTCAAAGTGCTGGATGTTTCCTACAATGGCTTTGGCAACAGTGGAGCAGCTGCCTTGGGGGAGGCTCTTAAAGCCAACACCGTGTTGGAAGAGCTCAATGTTAG CAGCAACCGTATTTTGGTGGAAGGAGCTCTGCACATTGCAGCTGgcctgaaagaaaacaagactcTGAAAAGACTTAAC ATGACCAGAAATCCTATGCAGAGCGAAGGCTGCCGTGGGGTCCTCAAAGCTCTACAAGCAAATTCTGGCACTGGCGTTGAGATCCTCGACTTGCCA CTAAATGGCACTTCTATGACACAAGAGCTTCCACTTCAACATCCAGCCCATTTGTGA
- the LOC141931741 gene encoding uncharacterized protein LOC141931741 isoform X1 codes for MAAHTPLPRHLRRSLAAFSGSLFINNKTRDSGAAHTYHPAHEVLASLPLQMMLYFNVYYFPVWCLAEGIMLQLKYHLLPWHYQFLLVAAFLILSVAEGSRLYLGYVGNLQEKVSTIPPPRPKPPCLARDGHSCGYAGRPLAQDPRARRCLFLLDSCRELSREGSAGAGRTWGQGTKGTHSLSCHIPPCAVGATLQHPTISRHGPGTRVPPPQGAPGAERAPQARPGSAPQLSGLCSCRCPSWPGSSSSPS; via the exons ATGGCTGCGCACACCCCTCTGCCCCGCCACCTCCGCCGGAGCTTGGCAGCGTTCAGCGGTTCCCTCTTCATCAACAACAAGACGCGGGACAGTGGCGCTGCCCACACCTACCACCCAG CCCACGAGGTGCTGGCCAGCCTGCCCCTCCAGATGATGCTCTACTTCAACGTCTACTACTTCCCGGTCTGGTGCCTGGCTGAGGGGAtaatgctgcagctgaag TACCACCTGCTGCCTTGGCACTACCAGTTCCTGCTGGTCGCTGCCTTCCTCATCCTCTCGGTGGCTGAGGGCTCCCGTCTCTACCTGGGCTACGTGGGGAACCTGCAGGAGAAGGTAAGCAccatccccccgccccggcccaaGCCCCCGTGCTTGGCCAGGGACGGCCATAGCTGTGGCTACGCTGGACGCCCCCTTGCTCAGGACCCAAGAGCCCGTCGCTGCCTGTTCCTGTTGGACTCCTGCCGGGAGCTGTCCCGGGAGGGAAGCGCGGGTGCAGGCAGGACCTGGGGGCAGGGGACGAAGGGGACCCACTCGCTCTCCTGCCACATCCCTCCCTGTGCTGTGGGTGCGACGCTGCAGCATCCGACCATATCCAGGCACGGCCCCGGTACCCGGGTGCCTCCACCGCAGGGGGCTCCTGGGGCGGAGAGAGCCCCCCAGGCCAGGCCTGGCTCTGCGCCCCAGCTCAGCGGGCTCTGCTCCTGCAGGTGCCCGAGCTGGCCGggttcctcctcctctccttcctga
- the LRRC74B gene encoding leucine-rich repeat-containing protein 74B isoform X5 → MAAAAAGGGGSSADRGSSGEEDAGGPAGESRYLAACRACGVTPASSLLRRTPGPALSLRHRGLGPRGAKALALSLMVNTSILTLDLSDNWLQGEGAAAIAEMLKENCYISAVDLSDNKLGVEGAKAFSAMLLENTTIVFLQLSGNEFDDHAAKYLADAITANSKVEILDLSYNMFGDKAGEILGTAIAENIGLKELKINWNHFHSQGAAALAKGLAANIFLKVLDVSYNGFGNSGAAALGEALKANTVLEELNVSSNRILVEGALHIAAGLKENKTLKRLNMTRNPMQSEGCRGVLKALQANSGTGVEILDLPLSF, encoded by the exons atggcggcggcagcagcgggaggcggcgggagcaGCGCGGACAGGGGGAGCTCGG GCGAGGAGGACGCCGGCGGCCCGGCGGGAGAGAGCCGGTACCTGGCTGCGTGCCGGGCCTGCGGCGTGACCCCGGCCTCCAGCCTCCTGCGGCGCACGCCGGGCCCCGCGCTCAGCCTGCGGCACCGTGGCCTGGGCCCGCGG ggTGCCAAGGCTTTAGCTCTTTCCTTGATGGTCAATACCTCTATCCTCACGTTAGACCTGAGTGACAACTGGCTGCAGGGAGAAGGGGCAGCTGCGATTGcagagatgctgaaagaaaactgCTACATTTCAG ctgtTGATTTATCTGACAACAAATTAGGTGTTGAAGGAGCTAAGGCCTTTTCTGCTATGCTTCTAGAAAATACTACAATTGTGTTCCTCCAGCTCTCAGGAAATGAATTTGATGATCATGCAGCGAAGTATTTAGCGGATGCCATCACAGCAAACAGCAAAGTGGAAATTCTGGATCTGAGTTACAACATGTTTGGTGACAAAGCAG GTGAAATTCTTGGAACAGCAATAGCAGAAAACATTGGATTAAAGGAACTTAAAATCAACTGGAACCATTTCCATAGCCAAGGGGCAGCTGCCTTGGCCAAAGGCTTGGCG GCAAACATATTCCTCAAAGTGCTGGATGTTTCCTACAATGGCTTTGGCAACAGTGGAGCAGCTGCCTTGGGGGAGGCTCTTAAAGCCAACACCGTGTTGGAAGAGCTCAATGTTAG CAGCAACCGTATTTTGGTGGAAGGAGCTCTGCACATTGCAGCTGgcctgaaagaaaacaagactcTGAAAAGACTTAAC ATGACCAGAAATCCTATGCAGAGCGAAGGCTGCCGTGGGGTCCTCAAAGCTCTACAAGCAAATTCTGGCACTGGCGTTGAGATCCTCGACTTGCCA
- the LOC141931741 gene encoding transmembrane protein 17B-like isoform X3 has product MAAHTPLPRHLRRSLAAFSGSLFINNKTRDSGAAHTYHPAHEVLASLPLQMMLYFNVYYFPVWCLAEGIMLQLKYHLLPWHYQFLLVAAFLILSVAEGSRLYLGYVGNLQEKVPELAGFLLLSFLIQLPLLLFLLTDSRVILLPLELALHSLLLAFLVAEMAAAFLALKTMSKQLAAQFYLRQLKVGS; this is encoded by the exons ATGGCTGCGCACACCCCTCTGCCCCGCCACCTCCGCCGGAGCTTGGCAGCGTTCAGCGGTTCCCTCTTCATCAACAACAAGACGCGGGACAGTGGCGCTGCCCACACCTACCACCCAG CCCACGAGGTGCTGGCCAGCCTGCCCCTCCAGATGATGCTCTACTTCAACGTCTACTACTTCCCGGTCTGGTGCCTGGCTGAGGGGAtaatgctgcagctgaag TACCACCTGCTGCCTTGGCACTACCAGTTCCTGCTGGTCGCTGCCTTCCTCATCCTCTCGGTGGCTGAGGGCTCCCGTCTCTACCTGGGCTACGTGGGGAACCTGCAGGAGAAG GTGCCCGAGCTGGCCGggttcctcctcctctccttcctgatCCAGCTCCCGCTCCTGCTCTTCCTGCTGACGGACAGCCGCGTCATCCTCCTGCCGCTGGAGCTGGCCCTGCACAGCCTCCTCCTGGCCTTCCTCGTCGCCGAGATGGCGGCCGCCTTCCTGGCCTTGAAGACCATGAGCAAGCAGCTGGCGGCACAGTTCTACCTGCGGCAGTTGAAGGTGGGCAGCTGA
- the LOC141931741 gene encoding transmembrane protein 17B-like isoform X5 has translation MAAHTPLPRHLRRSLAAFSGSLFINNKTRDSGAAHTYHPAHEVLASLPLQMMLYFNVYYFPVWCLAEGIMLQLKYHLLPWHYQFLLVAAFLILSVAEGSRLYLGYVGNLQEKLPLLLFLLTDSRVILLPLELALHSLLLAFLVAEMAAAFLALKTMSKQLAAQFYLRQLKVGS, from the exons ATGGCTGCGCACACCCCTCTGCCCCGCCACCTCCGCCGGAGCTTGGCAGCGTTCAGCGGTTCCCTCTTCATCAACAACAAGACGCGGGACAGTGGCGCTGCCCACACCTACCACCCAG CCCACGAGGTGCTGGCCAGCCTGCCCCTCCAGATGATGCTCTACTTCAACGTCTACTACTTCCCGGTCTGGTGCCTGGCTGAGGGGAtaatgctgcagctgaag TACCACCTGCTGCCTTGGCACTACCAGTTCCTGCTGGTCGCTGCCTTCCTCATCCTCTCGGTGGCTGAGGGCTCCCGTCTCTACCTGGGCTACGTGGGGAACCTGCAGGAGAAG CTCCCGCTCCTGCTCTTCCTGCTGACGGACAGCCGCGTCATCCTCCTGCCGCTGGAGCTGGCCCTGCACAGCCTCCTCCTGGCCTTCCTCGTCGCCGAGATGGCGGCCGCCTTCCTGGCCTTGAAGACCATGAGCAAGCAGCTGGCGGCACAGTTCTACCTGCGGCAGTTGAAGGTGGGCAGCTGA